Within the Zea mays cultivar B73 chromosome 10, Zm-B73-REFERENCE-NAM-5.0, whole genome shotgun sequence genome, the region TGTAACAAGACTCATGATCAAAGCTTTCCAAGACAATGCAACTTACACAGAAATATTTGGCAACCACAATGTAAGCAAGAGGGTGTTCATTTCTAGAATCCATATGGCCCCGTTCGACCAAATCTGACTTCCTTTTTAAGTTCAAGCGGAAATAATTTCGGACCCACTTGAGTTTTGCAATGACCATAAATAATGCGCAGGGCCAAACCCTCACAAATATTGGTTTCTATCTTTCAGAGCCTATTTTCTCACATCGACAATTTTATGATGTGCTATCTAGGGGTGTATCGAGACAAAGAACCATAATTTTGGCCAAATCAAAGAAATAAGTAGAATTCTTAATGAAGAGCATACAAAATATTTTGCGTATAAATACGTCCTATCTCCTTGCCTTGGTTCATACTACCTTTATTCTTCAATATTATCGTCCGCTAATtaatttttaaactaaaacacgataaataaaaaagaacggagagaGTATTTCTTCACGTGACAAAAACATTTGTTTTCTTTGTAGCCTCAAATTTAAACCATGCGGGTATGGAGAAATTCATCGTTGGGTAAGTCAAATGATATTGTCGGCTCCTCGAAGGATCATTCGTTATGTGATATGTATTATGTGACAAACAATATTTGGTTACATAATATATAAGACAAAAAATCTTAATAAATCTTATAGTTCATTTTATCTCTACGAATTTTACCATATTTTATACTACTAGTATTTTAGCATAGCGTTGCCACAGACACACTGCTAGTTTTAACTTTTTTAGACTGTACTTGTTTTTACTAAATGTTCAAAATTTGTTTTCACTTTCTTGAAAGGCGGCCCTCACGAATGACGAAACCGACGTAAATCTTCGGCCCTTCAGCCCTGCCCAACCGGGCATCAATTTTCAACATCTCTTCACCAGAAGCCCGATTTTTTACGCTAAAAAAAAGGAAACAGAAGTCCACGCAGTTAGGGAACCACCTTATCGTCTACGACCATCCCTTTCTATATAAAGTCTTACATCTCTCGTCTTCCCATTGACCCGCCGCCTCTACGCCTTTCAGTATCCGGAAGACcggaagcttcttcctcctcgcCTCTGACATGGCCGGCGGCAACCTATTCGGTCGAGCGCTGAGCTACGTTGTCAACGAGTTCTTCGTCCAGGGCCTCGCCAACAAGTAAGCACACCTCATCTCAGCCAGTCACCCCCCTTTTCCTACCCTATACCCAGATCTGTCTACCCGCGCCTCGCACATCTATGTTTGTTTGGAGAAATTTGATTGGATTTGATGCGATTTGTTGCGCTTCGTCATCTGGTCGTTGGGAGGATTGGTTCTGCCAATCGGTTCCCAACGGACTCGTTCCCTTGAAGCTACATAATTCCGTTGTATCTTGGGCCGGCTCTTTACCGTGTGCCTTCAATTATTCCCCATGAACAGGGGCACCCCACGGCTCTTACATACATGGCTCTGTTAGAATGCTGTTTTGTGCTATTGATTATTCTTGTCTTTCACATGATGGCTGTTTAGATTTTGAAATGATGTCTGTGATAACAGTGACGAATCCTTACATAGTTACAGATCTGTGATGATTGTTGCAAGAAGATCGCATCATTCAAAGCACATCTAAGCTGAGCTGTCATCGTTTCAGAATTTTTTTTCTGATAGGTTTACTGTCTGGTGACGTTCTCCTTTTTTTTCTAATGCTTAGATTATAGAACTTAGAAGTGATGTTTATTTGGTAACATTAGATTTGAAGTGAAGTGTCTTTGATAATATTTGGTAACAGTGATGACTCCTTGCACAGTTACAGACCTGTGATGATTCTTGCGGACATGATCGCATGATTCAAAGAACATCTAAGGGACTGAGTTATCAATTGCCATGAATGTTGTGCTCTATTTTCTTTATGACAGGCTTATTTGCTGCTACCGCCGTTGGTTcagttttgtttgtttgtgccgCTTCACTTGGTTCATGCCCATGAGCTGTTTTTGGCTCACGAGCTTTGGAAAGGTGAAGCAAAAGTCTCAGTGGTTCCTCTCGCTATCCAGGGCAGAATTTTTTGTTTGATGCTGCTGGACGTCGAGGAACTATATTCTACTAGCTTATATATCCTAATAAATGTACTTGCTGTGCTAGTTAAGTTTTTTGGGTTGGAACTTCTGAGGTGAATGAATTGATTGTTTGTCTGATGATATTTTGCAGCCGTGCAGTCCAGAGGTTTGCTGTGAAGACCAACAAGACTCTTGAGAGCCTATCGTCTAAAGGTAGATTTTTCTGTTGGTAAAATCGTTAACAGTTTTGCTGAATTCTACTCTTTTGTGTTTTATTACTTGGACATATGTATATCTGAACATCAATTGAGTAATTGAGTACCTAATTTGCCACCATGCTAGAACAGTGTATCAGATTTCTAGTTTTGGGGGCTTTTGTCAGTTTGTCAATATATTCATCTAATCTAATGATGACCGAGTTCTCCCCTTTTCAGCCAAGGAAATGAGGGAGGAGTTATCGGAACAATTCAAGGATGCTCGTGGCCAGAAAGATGTATAGAAACAATTTTGTCTTCTGCTTATTCTTTTGTCCTAGTGTAGTTCCAAATGTCTTGGTTGGTTGGTAGTTTCAGTGCTAGATATCTCACCATCTGAGATCTCTGTTTTGCAGCACTTCAAGCAGTGAAGCCGATCCCCAAAGTTGATTCAACGACACGAATCTAGCTATGAGTTTTTTCTAGTTCTCGTCCGGGTCCTATTTATGAATGGCATTTGAAGGGATTTCTTGGTGTCGTTCAATGGACGGATCCGTTGTATAAAGTTTATCTGCACTTAGATTAGTAGATATATTGGTAGACACATCACTTTCTGCTGCCCCTTTTTCATAAATACATATATCTCGATCTCTACTGTATTAGCAAAACTACCTCAGTTTCTACCGTTTTCGTGCTCTACACAATTTACGTGTTGTTTGGTTCCGTACCCTCAACAGTAATGTGAGTTAATAATGGATAAAAAagactaaatcaaacaacacctTAAAGGATAAAAATGCTGAAATTATGCGTAAGTAGAGATTCAACCATAATTGTTGACTCTAAAATTGTATTTGTATCTATCTAGCTAACATAACATATTTACATAGATATAAAGCAACGTACTAGTATTTTACTagtctctactatacttaaagcaccagtttaacGGTAGTCCTGCGTCTTCTTTTTACAAAAGTctctacatttctttcaaatcaacttagcgtaaaatgttaaaaaacagtACAGGAGTTGGGGTTTAAACCCAGATGGGAGATACTAGATGaatctgtctaaccagtagaacacatgctcaagtgtttataatattgaatataaattgtgtatatatatatatatatatatgtttttttGTAAAATTAAGAAACAATCATGTCAGGCTGGGCCagtactacgggccgaggctacgacTCAAGCACCGCACGTTGCTCGTACTGGGTTGGcccagacactattaaatgggtcgtgtctTGGGCTGACTTGCCAGACACGACTCATTTGACCATCTATACCTTCGCACGATAAAGATGTTCCTCGCCTCAGTTACCACCACCTTGTTTGCCATTCtaccttttctctctctcccctcgTATCTCCACCTCCGCGCgcaccccattctcggcagagaGCATAAGAGCATGCGTCTACTCCCCGTATTCCGACTCGCGAAGTGGCTATTACACGTCCATGAGTACGTTTTACATCATGCGTACATCGTTTTCGCCGTTGTCGGACGTCCCattcgtcttcccggccttcgccTTGTTCTTCCTCCTAATCTGCTGCCCCCGCCCATGGTCGTAGCCGCGAGCCGACCGATGCTCGTCGATGCGGGATACGGGGCGATTCGGTCATGCTCCTGTCCTTTCTCCGTGCATgtcgtcgaggaggacatggtgacgtctgccacgcttaggttatcttggcgatgaggagtctaggtctgagatattggacaaccaaggcccgtagTGTGGCAGCAGTTGGCATGTGTTATAGAGTTGGTGGTTGTGTTGTGTCGCTTCAGtgggtccagggctgggaagacactcgcattctctcgcccttctcagaTTGACGCTGGTGCGGGTGCCTTTCGGTTTGGAGCTTCTCCGGCTGGACTTCTTTCTCCGATTGTGTGCTCTCTCCttatatatctagcggtatactacctatgtcgcctcatATGCCCACTTCTTCGTCGTGTTCTTCTCCAGCAACGAACAGGTATATCCGtctcttcccttcccctcctgctctacgaaacatTAGAAGTGGGGGAGACAAGGTATgggggtctctgatttgctgcctatggtacccgtgcgttcataaaaaatattatgcgaatAGCGAAGACAAAtgaataaaaaatcttgagatctttttggtagataatttacgtgggtattaTTGTGAACCGTCGCAACGTACAGGTAAACGACTAGTAATCCTTATAAATATGTGTACCTATATTTTGTTTTTTCTAAGTGTGAAATATAGAACTGGATATGGATTAACTGTCCATTCCTTTATAAGGATTACTAGTGTGTGTATGTATGTACAACTCAAGTTTAGCTCTTTCTGTTTAGGTCTTTAGCAACTTCTAAGAGCATCTACAAAATACTCTTTATTTTTAACTCTCTATTTGACTCTTTATTTATCTCTCTATAAATATTAAACTCTATATATAACATCCCATTCTAACAGACTCTCCAACGTGTAAGTTAGCTTGGCTAGTGAGAGTTGCTAGCTAAATTTGGCTAGTGAGAGAGTTAATTTAGAGAGTCAGATAGCTTAGCAAGTTAAATGACTAGTCTGTTGAAGAGCTATTATGCTATTAAGtagctaagggggtgtttggttacaccccgctaaaatttagcccctgtcccatcgaatgtttgaatctccgttccgggtattaaatgtagtcggattataaaactaatttgtcagccgaagattaaaagacgagacgaatctagttcAGTTGGTtgagtctatatttcatacttttatttaaaagtcaaacgcttgatgtgacccaggctaaactttagcaggaacaaccaaacaccctctaaaatttagcttgactagctatttagctagtctcttggag harbors:
- the LOC100275908 gene encoding uncharacterized protein LOC100275908 — its product is MAGGNLFGRALSYVVNEFFVQGLANNRAVQRFAVKTNKTLESLSSKAKEMREELSEQFKDARGQKDHFKQ